From Juglans regia cultivar Chandler chromosome 8, Walnut 2.0, whole genome shotgun sequence, the proteins below share one genomic window:
- the LOC108990926 gene encoding zinc finger BED domain-containing protein RICESLEEPER 1-like — MGRKNMINQLQELVVKYVKLSPQRWNTFKQCCYNEDITCKSSVCLDVATHWNSTYMMFDRAEKLQKALQRLEDEDPGYVKSVGEDDSEDDDGVSELGKGEASTLGPPTMDDWDKSSSKVLILVDRVQDALTRLYDSYCENDGSNIGAPDQTMSQSSEKGASSTSSTARVGQDDFRSLIHAQIKKRLESENSLETKSELERYLCEKCEGDDVKFNLLTWWKVNSIKCRMLSIVVQDVFAVLISTVASELAFSTAGRVLDPFRSSLSPLMVEALICTQNWLRSSIPINIRTLMDDVEEFEKIDTGM; from the exons ATGGGCAGAAAGAATATGATCAATCAATTGCAAGAATTAGTTGTGAAGTATGTGAAATTATCTCCACAAAGGTGGAACACATTTAAGCAATGTTGTTACAATGAAGATATTACTTGTAAAAGTAGTGTATGCTTAGATGTAGCAACCCATTGGAACTCCACTTATATGATGTTTGATAGGGCTGAAAAGCTTCAAAAAGCATTGCAACGGCTAGAGGATGAAGATCCGGGTTATGTTAAGAGTGTTGGGGAGGATGatagtgaggatgatgatggtgTTAGTGAGTTGGGTAAAGGAGAGGCATCCACATTAGGGCCTCCAACCATGGATGATTGGGATAAGAGTAG TTCAAAAGTTCTTATATTGGTGGATCGGGTTCAAGATGCCTTGACTCGTTTATATGATAGTTATTGTGAAAATGATGGAAGTAATATTGGGGCACCAGATCAAACTATGAGCCAATCAAGCGAGAAAGGGGCTAGTAGTACAAGTTCAACTGCTAGGGTAGGTCAAGATGATTTCAGATCATTAATCCATGCACAAATTAAGAAGCGTTTGGAGTCAGAGAACTCTTTGGAGACTAAATCTGAATTGGAGAGATATTTATGTGAAAAATGTGAAGGAGATGATGTGAAATTCAacttgttgacttggtggaaggtCAACTCCATTAAATGCCGCATGCTTTCAATAGTTGTGCAAGATGTTTTTGCAGTTCTGATATCTACAGTGGCCTCTGAGTTAGCTTTTAGCACAGCAGGTCGAGTACTTGATCCTTTCCGCAGTAGCCTATCTCCACTTATGGTAGAAGCCCttatttgtacacaaaattggcTCCGTTCTTCTATCCCGATTAACATTCGCACTTTAATGGATGatgttgaggagtttgagaaaattgatacAGGTATGTAG